The following proteins are encoded in a genomic region of Thioclava nitratireducens:
- a CDS encoding HPP family protein: protein MRAWHHLAPALPAFHGREQIRAGLGALLGISLCALVVSLGARFGLSSLYLVAPLGATAVLVFGVPNSPLAQPWSAIVGNVTSALVALLVVRSLPGSWSAGIAVGAAITAMMFVRALHPPGGAVALLTALDPTHALEIGPLFALVPVGLTTATLVLAAIVYNRATGRVYPFRHPETEPAADAPPRLGLSSAQLGELLDRFNQSANLGVADLGRLLAAAEAEAAQHRFDGTTCADIMTTDLITVRPDTPLPEAARLFRAHAIKSLPVIDAETRLCGLVLQADLLDEVAARPRALPQRARPRTVSEVMRSPDRAVAHDLPVGTLLNRLAAQGTEVVPVTREGRLAGILTRSDIIRLLLDGADDRAAA, encoded by the coding sequence ATGCGGGCATGGCATCATCTCGCTCCGGCGCTGCCGGCATTCCACGGGCGCGAACAGATCCGGGCTGGCCTCGGGGCGCTGCTCGGCATCAGCCTCTGCGCCCTCGTGGTGAGCCTCGGCGCACGGTTCGGGCTTTCCTCGCTCTATCTCGTGGCGCCTCTCGGGGCGACGGCGGTGCTAGTGTTCGGCGTTCCGAACTCGCCCCTTGCGCAGCCGTGGTCGGCGATCGTCGGCAACGTCACCTCGGCCTTGGTCGCGCTGCTCGTGGTCCGCAGCCTGCCCGGCTCATGGTCGGCGGGGATTGCCGTCGGCGCCGCGATCACCGCTATGATGTTCGTGCGCGCGCTGCACCCGCCGGGCGGCGCCGTCGCCTTGCTGACCGCGCTCGATCCGACACATGCGCTCGAGATCGGACCGCTCTTCGCGCTGGTGCCGGTCGGGCTGACGACCGCCACGCTGGTCCTTGCCGCGATCGTCTATAACCGGGCCACCGGGCGGGTCTACCCGTTCCGCCACCCCGAGACGGAGCCGGCGGCGGATGCGCCGCCGCGGCTGGGACTATCGAGCGCGCAGCTGGGCGAATTGCTCGACCGGTTCAATCAGTCAGCCAATCTCGGGGTGGCGGATCTCGGGCGGCTGCTGGCCGCCGCAGAGGCCGAGGCGGCGCAGCACCGCTTCGACGGCACGACCTGCGCCGACATCATGACCACCGATCTCATCACGGTGCGCCCTGACACACCGCTGCCGGAGGCCGCGCGCCTGTTTCGCGCCCATGCCATCAAGAGCCTTCCTGTCATCGACGCCGAGACCCGGCTCTGCGGCCTCGTGCTTCAGGCGGATCTTCTCGACGAAGTCGCCGCTCGGCCGCGCGCCCTGCCCCAGCGGGCGCGCCCCCGCACCGTCTCGGAGGTGATGCGTTCGCCCGACCGCGCGGTCGCCCATGACCTGCCCGTCGGCACCCTTCTCAACCGTCTCGCGGCGCAGGGAACCGAGGTCGTGCCGGTGACGCGGGAGGGCCGTCTCGCAGGTATCCTCACCCGCTCCGATATCATCCGTCTGCTGCTGGACGGGGCCGACGACCGCGCAGCGGCGTAG